From the genome of Lotus japonicus ecotype B-129 chromosome 6, LjGifu_v1.2, one region includes:
- the LOC130722788 gene encoding guanylyl cyclase 1 isoform X1, with protein MWPICLLFNKILRTEDVREFKGDNLNVIESYLFQQSSSSIDPRTPSLRRSLFIEVPHINQLYTWDCGLACVLMVLKTIGANNCDIQTLVELCCSTSIWTVDLAYLLQRFSVTFSYFTVTFGANPNYCIESFYQEEFPNDLVRVDMLFQKAMEAGIDIQCRSISAKEISILILSGKYIAIALVDHNKLSYVWQDDVHVPGVFSNNLGYTGHYVLICGYDAGADMFEIRDPASSKKQKRISSKSLEEARKAFGTDEDLLLISLEKSNNHHQPSLQPSIDFKTDS; from the exons ATGTGGCCTATATGCTTGCTATTCAACAAGATTCTTAGGACGGAAGACGTAAGAGAATTCAAAGGAGATAATTTGAATGTGATAGAATCATACTTGTTTCAGCAATCATCAAGTAGCATAGATCCCCGCACTCCCTCCTTACGCCGTTCACTCTTCATTGAA GTACCACACATAAACCAACTATATACATGGGATTGTGGCCTTGCTTGTGTCTTGATGGTTTTGAAAACTATTGGTGCCAACAACTGTGATATCCAAACACTGGTTGAACTATGCTGCTCAACTAG CATTTGGACTGTTGATTTGGCGTATTTGTTACAGagattttctgttactttttccTACTTCACAGTGACATTTGGTGCAAACCCAAACTATTGTATTGAATCATTTTACCAG GAGGAGTTTCCTAATGATCTAGTGAGAGTGGATATGCTATTCCAGAAAGCAATGGAGGCTGGGATTGATATACAG TGCAGGTCAATTAGTGCAAAAGAGATTTCCATTCTCATATTATCTGGGAAATATATTGCTATTGCATTAGTTGACCACAATAAATTGAG TTATGTATGGCAAGATGATGTTCATGTCCCTGGTGTCTTCAGCAATAACCTTGGCTACACTG GTCACTATGTGTTGATATGTGGTTACGATGCTGGAGCAGATATGTTTGAGATTAGAGATCCTGCGAGCTCTAA GAAACAAAAGAGGATCTCTTCAAAGTCCTTAGAAGAAGCTCGTAAAGCCTTTGGTACTGATGAAGATCTTTTGTTG ATATCATTGGAGAAGAGCAACAACCATCACCAACCTTCTCTGCAACCTTCCATCGATTTCAAAACTGATTCTTGA
- the LOC130722788 gene encoding guanylyl cyclase 1 isoform X2, with protein MVLKTIGANNCDIQTLVELCCSTSIWTVDLAYLLQRFSVTFSYFTVTFGANPNYCIESFYQEEFPNDLVRVDMLFQKAMEAGIDIQCRSISAKEISILILSGKYIAIALVDHNKLSYVWQDDVHVPGVFSNNLGYTGHYVLICGYDAGADMFEIRDPASSKKQKRISSKSLEEARKAFGTDEDLLLISLEKSNNHHQPSLQPSIDFKTDS; from the exons ATGGTTTTGAAAACTATTGGTGCCAACAACTGTGATATCCAAACACTGGTTGAACTATGCTGCTCAACTAG CATTTGGACTGTTGATTTGGCGTATTTGTTACAGagattttctgttactttttccTACTTCACAGTGACATTTGGTGCAAACCCAAACTATTGTATTGAATCATTTTACCAG GAGGAGTTTCCTAATGATCTAGTGAGAGTGGATATGCTATTCCAGAAAGCAATGGAGGCTGGGATTGATATACAG TGCAGGTCAATTAGTGCAAAAGAGATTTCCATTCTCATATTATCTGGGAAATATATTGCTATTGCATTAGTTGACCACAATAAATTGAG TTATGTATGGCAAGATGATGTTCATGTCCCTGGTGTCTTCAGCAATAACCTTGGCTACACTG GTCACTATGTGTTGATATGTGGTTACGATGCTGGAGCAGATATGTTTGAGATTAGAGATCCTGCGAGCTCTAA GAAACAAAAGAGGATCTCTTCAAAGTCCTTAGAAGAAGCTCGTAAAGCCTTTGGTACTGATGAAGATCTTTTGTTG ATATCATTGGAGAAGAGCAACAACCATCACCAACCTTCTCTGCAACCTTCCATCGATTTCAAAACTGATTCTTGA
- the LOC130722707 gene encoding uncharacterized protein LOC130722707 — MKPLQMQRIQLLLAGKASIEPLIKICQVGRITGSGSNGSKRTHDSDASDSISVGSSAHPIGRDAAKKRVKRKEKELKRLDKIAMRQEEANQLLKESTEAKKIKMFMKLSSKEHLDDRSK, encoded by the exons ATGAAACCACTCCAAATGCAAAGGATTCAACTCCTACTCGCCGGAAAAGCCTCAATTGAACCACTGATCAAAATTTG TCAAGTAGGAAGAATTACTGGCTCTGGAAGTAATGGATCTAAGAGAACCCACGATAGTGATGCAAGTGATTCCATCTCTGTAGGATCTAGTGCTCACCCAATCGGGAGGGATGCAGCtaaaaaaagggtaaaaagaaaA gaaaaagagttgAAACGATTGGACAAAATAGCCATGAGGCAAGAGGAGGCTAAccaattgttgaaagaaagtaCTGAGGCtaagaagataaagatgtttATGAAGCTAAGTTCAAAGGAGCATCTCGATGACCGGAGCAAATAG